The Coffea arabica cultivar ET-39 chromosome 8e, Coffea Arabica ET-39 HiFi, whole genome shotgun sequence genome window below encodes:
- the LOC140012620 gene encoding uncharacterized protein — translation MSDKQKGIIQACETVFPGADHRFCVKHMHSNMVAAGFKGIAMRQALWKAAKTTTHTQFIRRMKAIAELDVDAIKWLEDKNPAEWSRSHFRTFPKCDMLLNNICESFNSKILDAREGSIVVMMEALRHFVMKKIQENRDRVRKKWSKFDFCPKIRKRMSVNIDKATYYVPYKSNDVSFEVACPYGEKWAVNIEDRSYSCRK, via the coding sequence ATGAGTGACAAGCAGAAGGGCATAATTCAGGCATGTGAAACAGTTTTTCCAGGGGCTGATCATAGATTTTGTGTGAAGCATATGCATAGCAATATGGTAGCTGCTGGATTCAAAGGGATAGCCATGAGGCAAGCTCTATGGAAAGCAGCTAAGACAACTACTCATACACAATTCATAAGAAGAATGAAAGCCATAGCAGAATTGGATGTTGATGCAATCAAGTGGTTAGAGGACAAGAATCCAGCAGAGTGGAGTAGATCACACTTCAGAACATTCCCTAAATGTGATATGTTGTTGAATAACATATGTGAATCATTTAACAGCAAAATATTAGATGCCAGGGAAGGGTCTATTGTTGTCATGATGGAGGCATTAAGGCATTTTGTCatgaaaaaaatacaagaaaacagAGATAGAGTTAGGAAAAAGTGGAGTAAATTTGATTTCTgtccaaaaattagaaaaaggatGAGTGTCAATATTGACAAGGCAACTTACTATGTGCCTTACAAATCAAACGATGTCAGTTTTGAAGTTGCCTGTCCTTATGGTGAAAAATGGGCAGTCAACATTGAGGATAGGTCTTACTCATGCAGGAAATGA